From one Deltaproteobacteria bacterium genomic stretch:
- a CDS encoding aminotransferase DegT: MEQSKGGNKTFVEASGHDPLQGGPEVRELETRFAQYCGVKHAVACASGADALTLALVSRGVGPRDAIFTTPFHGTTAVSAIRLLGATPIFVDIDPATFNLDPEQLAQAIDALIKKDASIYPLPTEAAGGRLELKGIISPDLFGLPADYDAINATAGEHGLFVIEDASEAFGAQYKGRYAGSLSDMAFVSFLDGTLPETGGLCLTDQEHLAEWMRLPKETGMPHATVGRVNHMAAPQALSILTRFDALPEEIRLRRELARLYTKYLDDNPLLVTPYVPRNVLPVWSRYSLLTESDEERSVMLKKLERAGFTTGIYYDRPLYLHDDFADLQYREGDFPVSDDYASRIFSIPLHPGLTAQEQERILDLLNDWE, encoded by the coding sequence ATGGAACAGAGCAAAGGGGGAAACAAAACGTTTGTTGAGGCATCTGGCCATGATCCGCTTCAAGGCGGACCCGAAGTAAGGGAACTGGAAACCAGGTTTGCTCAGTATTGCGGCGTGAAACATGCCGTTGCCTGTGCTTCCGGCGCCGATGCCCTGACCCTGGCTCTTGTGAGCCGTGGTGTGGGGCCGAGGGACGCCATATTCACGACACCGTTTCATGGTACCACCGCCGTGTCCGCTATCCGTCTCCTGGGCGCGACGCCGATATTCGTCGATATCGATCCAGCGACCTTCAACCTCGACCCGGAACAATTGGCGCAAGCCATCGACGCGTTAATCAAAAAAGACGCCTCCATTTATCCCCTGCCGACTGAGGCTGCGGGCGGCAGACTTGAGCTGAAGGGCATCATCTCCCCCGATCTTTTCGGGCTTCCCGCCGACTATGACGCGATTAATGCCACCGCCGGAGAGCACGGCCTCTTCGTGATCGAGGACGCTTCCGAGGCTTTTGGCGCCCAATACAAGGGCCGGTATGCCGGTTCTCTTTCCGATATGGCTTTTGTTTCCTTCTTGGACGGGACGCTGCCGGAAACGGGCGGGCTGTGCCTGACGGATCAAGAGCACCTGGCCGAATGGATGCGATTGCCGAAGGAGACTGGGATGCCGCATGCCACGGTCGGGCGTGTAAACCATATGGCGGCCCCCCAGGCGTTGTCGATCCTCACGCGCTTTGATGCCCTGCCGGAGGAAATCCGTCTGCGTCGTGAGCTGGCACGCCTTTATACGAAATATCTGGACGACAATCCTCTACTTGTAACACCGTATGTTCCGAGGAATGTGCTTCCCGTTTGGTCGCGCTATTCGCTCCTCACCGAGTCGGACGAGGAAAGGTCCGTCATGCTCAAAAAGCTGGAAAGAGCAGGGTTTACGACGGGTATCTACTACGACAGGCCCCTGTATCTGCACGATGATTTTGCCGACCTGCAATACCGCGAGGGGGATTTCCCCGTCAGTGACGACTATGCTTCCCGGATTTTCAGCATCCCCCTGCACCCCGGTCTCACGGCGCAAGAGCAGGAGCGGATTCTTGATCTTCTCAATGACTGGGAATAA
- the folD gene encoding bifunctional methylenetetrahydrofolate dehydrogenase/methenyltetrahydrofolate cyclohydrolase FolD: MANIIDGNKISGEIRGEIRMKTERLKQDTGIVPGLAVILVGDDPASKIYVRRKEKACREVGFYSREYVLPADTDEGTLLSLVGDLNRDTVIHGILVQLPLPVQINPARVIEAIDPAKDVDGFHPVNIGRLLIGQPCHMACTPKGIVSLLDHSGIAIEGKEAVIVGRSNIVGKPLFLMLLARHATVTACHTKTNNLADVTRRAEILIAAAGKAGMIRGDMVRQGAVVVDVGINRLDDGRLVGDVAFEEVSDHSSFITPVPGGVGPMTIAMLLRNTFDAASKIP, from the coding sequence ATGGCGAACATCATTGACGGCAACAAAATCTCCGGGGAAATACGCGGCGAGATCAGGATGAAGACGGAGCGACTGAAACAGGACACGGGCATCGTTCCGGGCCTGGCGGTCATCCTGGTTGGGGACGACCCGGCGTCGAAAATATACGTGAGGCGGAAAGAAAAGGCCTGTCGTGAGGTGGGTTTTTATTCCAGGGAATACGTCCTTCCCGCGGATACAGATGAAGGCACCCTTTTGTCCCTGGTTGGAGACTTAAACCGTGATACCGTCATACACGGCATTCTGGTCCAACTCCCCCTGCCGGTTCAAATCAATCCAGCCCGGGTCATCGAGGCGATTGATCCGGCAAAGGATGTGGACGGGTTTCATCCGGTCAATATCGGGCGTTTACTGATCGGCCAACCCTGCCACATGGCCTGTACGCCCAAAGGCATTGTATCCCTTCTGGACCACTCCGGAATAGCGATCGAGGGAAAAGAGGCCGTGATCGTCGGACGGAGCAACATCGTTGGAAAGCCCCTGTTTCTGATGCTGTTGGCCCGCCATGCCACAGTGACCGCCTGTCACACGAAAACAAATAATCTTGCGGATGTGACCCGCCGGGCGGAAATCCTGATTGCCGCCGCCGGAAAGGCGGGGATGATCCGGGGAGACATGGTTCGGCAGGGGGCGGTGGTCGTCGATGTGGGCATCAACCGTCTCGATGACGGTCGTCTGGTCGGGGATGTGGCCTTTGAAGAAGTGTCGGACCACAGCTCGTTCATCACGCCCGTACCCGGTGGTGTCGGTCCCATGACCATCGCCATGTTGCTCCGCAATACCTTCGACGCGGCTTCCAAAATCCCTTAG
- a CDS encoding long-chain fatty acid--CoA ligase produces MKKRFGIMDLGSMLEASRERFGSNITMIYEGKAYSYEDLDRAVNALANHFLASRIVKGDKVALLLPNCPEFVIAYFAAVKIGAVAVTLNVMSTSHELLHLLNDCEAKCLITEDILAGKYEAICDQLPLNPELITTKGPERTCLFWDLVKRGNPSLDRTEMDPDDPAVIIYTAGLTGEPLGAVLTHRNLLSQSTLVRDLYQSTERDRSLAVIPLFHSFGAAVNMLAALRVGAGIVLMDRFSVEAILKSIEQDKVTYIAAVPRLFLALAMSPDVGNYDTRSLSFCITGGSAMPPEYIPMFEQKFPVILREGYGLTEASPVCACHRRGEAHKPGSIGVAIPGAEIKIVDENGREVSRNSEGELIVRGDNVMKGYYGDEAATAQVIKNGWLHTGDLAKMDEDGFIFLTGRKKRMIITSGYNVYPREVERVLEMHPAVTKARVVAKQDLMRGEVVKALVVKDPDAGGDEKSIMRHCRSYLSSYKLPRELEFVEELAD; encoded by the coding sequence ATGAAAAAGAGGTTCGGCATTATGGATTTGGGAAGCATGCTCGAGGCGAGCAGAGAACGGTTCGGTTCAAATATCACAATGATCTACGAAGGAAAGGCGTATTCCTACGAGGATCTCGATCGGGCCGTCAACGCCTTGGCCAACCATTTCCTCGCTTCCCGTATCGTCAAGGGCGACAAGGTGGCCCTGCTGCTCCCCAATTGCCCGGAATTTGTGATTGCCTACTTCGCCGCCGTGAAAATCGGGGCCGTCGCCGTGACCCTGAACGTCATGTCCACATCCCACGAACTGCTTCATCTTCTGAATGATTGTGAGGCGAAATGTTTGATCACGGAAGATATCCTCGCGGGAAAGTATGAAGCCATTTGCGACCAGCTCCCCTTGAATCCGGAATTGATAACCACGAAGGGGCCGGAAAGGACCTGTCTTTTCTGGGACCTGGTCAAAAGAGGCAACCCGTCCCTCGACAGAACGGAAATGGACCCGGATGATCCGGCTGTCATAATTTACACGGCGGGTTTGACGGGAGAGCCTCTTGGGGCGGTTCTCACGCACAGGAACCTCCTCAGCCAGTCAACCCTGGTCCGTGATTTATACCAGTCAACGGAAAGAGATCGCAGTCTGGCCGTGATCCCCCTCTTCCATTCCTTTGGCGCCGCCGTGAATATGCTGGCGGCTCTCCGTGTCGGCGCCGGTATCGTACTGATGGATCGTTTCAGCGTCGAGGCGATCCTCAAGAGCATCGAACAGGATAAAGTAACCTATATCGCCGCCGTACCACGTCTCTTCCTGGCCTTGGCCATGAGTCCGGATGTCGGCAATTACGACACCCGTTCTCTCAGTTTCTGCATTACCGGGGGCTCTGCCATGCCGCCTGAATATATTCCCATGTTCGAGCAGAAATTTCCGGTTATCCTGCGAGAAGGTTACGGCCTGACGGAAGCTTCTCCCGTCTGCGCCTGCCACCGGAGAGGCGAAGCCCACAAACCCGGATCGATCGGCGTAGCCATTCCGGGAGCGGAGATCAAAATCGTCGACGAGAATGGCCGGGAAGTCTCCCGCAACTCGGAAGGCGAACTCATCGTCAGGGGCGACAATGTCATGAAGGGCTATTACGGGGATGAAGCCGCCACCGCGCAGGTGATCAAAAACGGGTGGCTCCATACGGGGGATTTGGCCAAAATGGACGAAGACGGGTTCATTTTTCTCACAGGCCGAAAGAAACGCATGATCATCACCAGCGGTTACAACGTCTATCCCCGGGAGGTGGAGAGGGTGTTGGAAATGCACCCCGCCGTCACGAAGGCAAGAGTTGTCGCCAAGCAGGACCTGATGCGGGGTGAAGTCGTTAAGGCGCTGGTTGTCAAGGACCCCGATGCCGGCGGCGACGAAAAAAGCATCATGAGGCATTGCCGGTCTTATCTCTCCTCCTACAAACTCCCCCGGGAACTGGAATTTGTCGAGGAACTTGCGGACTGA
- a CDS encoding acetyl-CoA C-acetyltransferase, with product MKEVVIVSGARTAVGSFGGSLKGVRTVDLGALVIKEAIKRAGLRPAVNELIDSCRPDVFAGMEMTDINKKYYDYESSLNPVYFDECSMGNVIQGGQGQNTARQASIYAGLPEETNAMTVNKICASGLKAITVAAQAIMSGTADIMVAGGMENMSNVPYLVPNARWGYRMNMPFGQIVDMMVYDGLYEIFNGYHMGMTAENIANKYGLSRQEQDEMALLSHQRARAAIASGAVSDEIVPVVIPSKKGDTIFEVDERPMETSLEKMAKLAPAFIKTGTVTAGNASGINDAAAALVVMSAEKAKELGLKPLAKIKGFAAGGVDPAYMGLGPIPATRKVFKQLGLTMKDMDIIELNEAFACQAIACIRELDVDMDKCNLNGSGISIGHPIGCTGARITYSLAMQMQKKNAALGLATLCIGGGQGMAIVLEKV from the coding sequence ATGAAAGAAGTGGTCATTGTAAGTGGAGCAAGGACAGCCGTTGGCAGCTTCGGCGGTTCGCTGAAAGGGGTGCGCACCGTTGATCTGGGCGCCCTGGTCATCAAGGAAGCAATCAAAAGGGCCGGACTGCGACCCGCCGTGAACGAGCTTATCGATTCCTGCCGCCCCGATGTTTTCGCCGGTATGGAGATGACGGATATCAACAAGAAGTATTACGATTACGAATCATCGCTGAATCCCGTATACTTCGATGAATGCAGCATGGGCAATGTCATCCAGGGGGGGCAAGGGCAAAACACGGCCCGCCAGGCATCCATTTACGCCGGCCTTCCCGAGGAAACAAACGCCATGACCGTAAACAAGATCTGCGCATCCGGTTTGAAAGCGATTACCGTCGCCGCTCAGGCTATCATGTCAGGCACTGCGGATATTATGGTTGCGGGGGGCATGGAAAACATGAGCAACGTCCCCTACCTTGTCCCCAATGCCCGCTGGGGATACCGGATGAACATGCCCTTCGGTCAAATTGTGGACATGATGGTTTATGACGGCCTGTATGAAATCTTCAACGGTTATCACATGGGAATGACGGCAGAAAATATCGCGAACAAGTACGGCCTTTCCCGTCAGGAACAGGATGAAATGGCCCTTCTCAGCCACCAGCGGGCCCGCGCCGCCATCGCCTCCGGAGCCGTCAGCGATGAAATCGTCCCCGTCGTTATTCCTTCCAAGAAGGGTGACACAATTTTCGAGGTCGACGAGAGACCCATGGAGACAAGCCTGGAAAAGATGGCAAAACTCGCCCCCGCTTTCATCAAAACCGGCACGGTTACGGCAGGCAATGCCTCCGGCATCAATGACGCGGCGGCCGCGCTTGTCGTCATGAGTGCTGAAAAGGCAAAAGAATTGGGGCTGAAGCCTCTGGCTAAAATCAAGGGTTTCGCCGCCGGCGGCGTCGATCCCGCCTATATGGGCCTCGGTCCGATTCCGGCTACCCGTAAGGTTTTCAAACAGCTCGGCCTTACCATGAAAGACATGGATATCATCGAACTGAACGAAGCCTTTGCCTGCCAGGCCATTGCCTGTATCCGAGAACTGGATGTGGACATGGACAAGTGCAACTTGAACGGCAGTGGGATCTCCATAGGCCACCCAATCGGATGCACCGGCGCCAGGATCACCTACAGCCTGGCCATGCAGATGCAGAAGAAAAACGCCGCCCTGGGTCTCGCCACGCTTTGCATCGGCGGTGGTCAGGGTATGGCAATCGTCTTGGAAAAGGTTTAA
- a CDS encoding crotonase, protein MEFKNLLFTLEEGVATIAFNRPKAMNAMNGETMGELYDAVLTCKKDDAVKALILTGAGEKAFVAGADIAQMQNMKPAEILSFMELGHETLRLIETMPKPSIAAVNGYALGGGTEITMACDIRFASEKAVFGQPEILLGIIPGWGGTQRLPRLIGVGRAKELILSGEQINAQRAFEIGLVNRLYPPELLVDETKKFARKLAGLSGFAVKMAKHAINYGYDISVDSANRLEMQCISQCFSTDDQKEGMTAFLEKRKPVFTGR, encoded by the coding sequence ATGGAATTCAAGAATCTCTTATTCACCCTCGAAGAGGGGGTTGCCACAATCGCCTTCAACCGGCCGAAGGCCATGAATGCCATGAACGGTGAAACCATGGGGGAACTTTACGATGCCGTTCTGACGTGCAAAAAGGACGACGCCGTCAAGGCCCTGATTCTGACCGGGGCAGGAGAAAAAGCCTTCGTCGCCGGCGCGGACATTGCCCAGATGCAGAATATGAAGCCGGCCGAAATCCTCTCCTTCATGGAACTGGGACACGAAACCCTGCGTTTGATCGAAACCATGCCCAAACCATCCATTGCCGCCGTCAACGGCTATGCCCTGGGCGGGGGAACGGAAATCACCATGGCCTGTGACATACGTTTCGCCTCCGAAAAAGCCGTATTCGGTCAGCCCGAAATCCTGCTGGGTATCATCCCCGGATGGGGTGGCACCCAACGGCTGCCGAGACTGATCGGCGTGGGCCGGGCCAAGGAACTCATCCTGAGTGGCGAGCAGATCAACGCCCAGCGGGCATTCGAGATCGGCCTGGTGAACCGCCTATATCCACCGGAATTGCTGGTCGATGAAACAAAAAAATTCGCAAGAAAACTGGCGGGCTTATCGGGTTTTGCCGTGAAAATGGCCAAACACGCCATCAATTATGGCTACGACATCTCCGTGGACAGCGCAAACCGTCTTGAAATGCAGTGCATCTCCCAGTGTTTCAGCACGGACGACCAGAAGGAAGGGATGACCGCTTTCCTGGAAAAGAGGAAGCCGGTCTTTACCGGCCGATAG
- a CDS encoding long-chain fatty acid--CoA ligase produces MEADSPYLKKPWLKHYEQGVPESIRYEEICLPEILERTVRHFPDRTALVFEGYRLSFRRMQDMIDRFAGCLVSFGVKRGDAVAILLPNMIPCVVAYYAIMKIGAVTVMNNPLYSDRELEYQFNDSGAKVLISIDLLGNRMIDLRSRTKIRQIVITSIGDYLPFPKNLLFHWVAKKKRLAASVKPAPNVFSWKDCIAGHEPYTRDMKIAFDDVAMYQYTGGTTGISKGVELTHGNLSRQVQQAAAWFPKFERGGEIVLGALPYFHVFGLTACMNFALFMGWPQILVPKPQPDPLLKAIKRYKPTFAPLVPTMYVGLLGHPRLGKTDIKCMKGAFSGSAPLAVDVIQEFEAITGAVIVEGFGMTETSPVTHVNPFAGGARKVGSVGIPISDTLARIVDVEQGVREMPVGEPGELIIKGPQVMRGYKDRPDETENALRDGWCYTGDIAVMDEDGYFFIVDRKKDVILSGGFNVYPREIDEVFYTHPKVQEACAIGIPDPRRGENVKVFVVLKEGETVTYQEFLDFCKTRLAVYKLPTEIEFRSELPKSAVGKILRKELRNEEMAKRGK; encoded by the coding sequence ATGGAAGCGGACAGTCCCTATTTAAAAAAACCCTGGCTGAAGCACTACGAACAGGGCGTGCCCGAGTCCATCCGGTACGAGGAAATATGCCTGCCCGAAATCCTGGAGCGGACGGTTCGGCATTTTCCCGACCGGACGGCCCTTGTGTTCGAGGGCTATCGGTTGTCTTTTCGCCGGATGCAGGACATGATCGACCGCTTTGCCGGCTGCCTCGTTTCATTCGGCGTCAAGCGGGGCGACGCCGTGGCGATCCTCCTCCCCAATATGATTCCCTGTGTCGTCGCCTATTACGCGATCATGAAAATAGGGGCCGTCACGGTCATGAACAACCCCCTGTACTCGGACCGGGAACTGGAATACCAGTTCAACGATTCTGGCGCCAAAGTGTTGATTTCCATTGACCTTTTGGGGAACCGCATGATCGATCTCCGGTCCAGAACGAAGATCAGGCAGATCGTCATCACGTCCATCGGAGACTATCTCCCCTTTCCCAAGAATCTTCTCTTTCATTGGGTAGCGAAGAAAAAACGCCTGGCGGCGTCAGTGAAGCCCGCGCCGAATGTGTTTTCCTGGAAGGACTGCATCGCCGGTCACGAACCCTATACACGGGACATGAAAATCGCCTTTGACGACGTGGCCATGTACCAGTACACCGGCGGGACGACGGGAATATCGAAGGGGGTTGAATTGACCCACGGGAACCTGTCCCGCCAGGTGCAGCAGGCGGCGGCCTGGTTTCCCAAATTCGAGCGGGGGGGTGAAATCGTTCTGGGAGCGCTTCCCTACTTTCATGTTTTCGGTTTGACCGCCTGCATGAATTTTGCCCTGTTTATGGGCTGGCCCCAAATTCTTGTTCCCAAGCCTCAGCCGGACCCCCTGCTGAAGGCCATCAAAAGGTATAAGCCGACGTTCGCGCCTCTGGTGCCGACCATGTACGTGGGTCTTCTTGGTCATCCGCGGCTTGGAAAGACCGATATAAAATGTATGAAAGGGGCCTTTTCCGGCAGCGCTCCCCTGGCCGTCGACGTGATCCAGGAGTTTGAAGCGATAACGGGCGCGGTGATCGTGGAGGGATTCGGTATGACGGAGACTTCGCCGGTGACCCATGTCAACCCCTTTGCCGGAGGCGCCCGGAAGGTGGGAAGCGTCGGTATCCCCATTTCCGATACCCTGGCGCGGATTGTGGACGTCGAGCAGGGCGTCCGGGAAATGCCGGTCGGTGAACCGGGGGAGCTGATAATCAAGGGACCGCAGGTGATGCGGGGATACAAGGACAGGCCCGACGAAACGGAGAACGCCTTACGGGACGGCTGGTGTTATACAGGCGATATTGCGGTCATGGACGAGGACGGCTACTTTTTCATCGTGGACCGGAAAAAAGACGTGATCCTCTCCGGGGGATTCAATGTCTATCCACGGGAAATCGACGAAGTGTTTTATACCCACCCGAAGGTTCAGGAAGCCTGCGCCATCGGCATCCCCGACCCAAGGCGTGGTGAAAATGTGAAGGTGTTTGTGGTGCTCAAAGAGGGGGAGACCGTGACTTATCAGGAATTCCTCGATTTCTGCAAAACACGGCTCGCCGTCTATAAACTGCCGACGGAAATTGAATTCCGCAGTGAACTGCCGAAATCGGCGGTGGGGAAGATTCTGCGGAAGGAATTGCGAAACGAGGAAATGGCCAAACGGGGGAAGTAG
- a CDS encoding long-chain fatty acid transporter, which produces MRKGLVSFAIMVLAVLVATVTVRAGNVDTYGIGAKATALGGAFSAYADDPFAAYYNPAGLTQIEKPTLSMGANVVKPVIRVYDYRVTGMDYVPDGVVGPANMYDQSRLLVVPHLGFAMPIGEGFSAGVAAYVPYGLDIQWKKDVAATGLGSGFCCNPGSYNSYRSYYLREVVSPTLAYKFHDKFSVGAGLSFGKSKSGVERRAFSPLSSLHNKRVITELDDDFNWSFNVGLMYKPVDFLVFGLTYRGRTDTKFEGTTKMKGVGGEITVMTEGGPLTVPLSNTKVRAKTEIDHPEQIQAGIRYIPSEKISIEADVTWTHWSVIDGYTVKFNRPFLNVPALGPMNPAKTSEYFKRDWDDTIQFRLGAEWKVNTMIALRGSYLYDPTPIPDRTMDIQWPDADKHTFALGTGLNFGRISVDATIQYTWIPEKRKIKGESANLNDTYEKGGGDPRVALEADGHLWGGAMTLNYTF; this is translated from the coding sequence ATGAGAAAGGGATTGGTCTCTTTTGCCATCATGGTCCTGGCTGTCTTGGTGGCAACCGTAACGGTGAGGGCGGGCAATGTCGATACTTACGGTATCGGCGCCAAGGCCACGGCCCTGGGTGGTGCCTTCAGCGCCTATGCAGACGATCCGTTTGCAGCCTATTACAACCCTGCGGGCCTGACCCAGATCGAAAAACCCACGCTTTCTATGGGGGCGAACGTCGTGAAGCCGGTCATACGGGTCTACGATTATCGGGTGACCGGTATGGATTATGTGCCTGACGGTGTCGTTGGTCCTGCGAACATGTACGATCAGTCGCGACTTCTCGTTGTTCCCCATCTGGGATTCGCCATGCCCATCGGGGAGGGATTCTCCGCCGGCGTGGCCGCCTACGTTCCCTATGGCCTGGACATCCAATGGAAGAAGGATGTGGCCGCCACGGGGTTGGGTTCCGGTTTTTGCTGCAATCCCGGTTCGTATAATTCCTATCGCTCCTACTATTTGCGGGAGGTCGTTTCACCGACCCTCGCCTACAAGTTCCACGACAAATTTTCCGTCGGCGCGGGGCTGTCTTTCGGGAAATCCAAAAGCGGCGTGGAGCGCCGCGCCTTTTCACCCCTTTCTTCGCTTCACAACAAGCGTGTCATCACCGAACTGGATGACGATTTCAACTGGTCCTTCAATGTGGGACTCATGTATAAACCGGTTGATTTCCTGGTTTTCGGCCTCACCTACCGGGGAAGAACGGATACGAAGTTCGAGGGAACGACGAAGATGAAAGGGGTGGGAGGGGAAATCACCGTTATGACGGAAGGAGGCCCATTGACCGTGCCGTTGTCCAACACAAAGGTGCGCGCCAAAACCGAAATTGACCACCCGGAGCAGATCCAGGCGGGGATCCGCTATATCCCCAGTGAGAAAATTTCGATTGAGGCCGATGTGACGTGGACCCACTGGTCCGTCATAGACGGGTACACCGTGAAATTCAACCGTCCCTTCCTCAATGTGCCGGCCCTGGGACCGATGAACCCGGCCAAAACATCCGAATACTTTAAACGGGACTGGGACGATACGATCCAGTTCCGCCTTGGAGCCGAATGGAAAGTCAACACGATGATCGCCCTTCGCGGGTCTTACCTCTACGACCCGACCCCCATCCCGGACCGCACGATGGACATCCAGTGGCCCGATGCGGACAAGCATACGTTTGCCCTGGGCACGGGCCTGAATTTTGGCCGTATCAGCGTCGATGCGACAATCCAGTACACCTGGATTCCCGAGAAGCGTAAAATCAAGGGGGAAAGCGCGAACCTGAACGACACGTATGAAAAGGGCGGCGGGGATCCCCGGGTTGCCCTGGAGGCGGACGGGCATCTCTGGGGCGGCGCCATGACGCTGAACTATACCTTTTAA